GATGGTACTCATTGGGGCTACCATAAACCCATTATGATCGCTGGTGGTTTGGGCGCGATTGATGATCGCCTGACGCACAAAGACCCATTGCCTGTGGGGGCGCTATTGATCCAGTTAGGTGGTCCGGGTATGCGGATTGGGATGGGTGGTGGTGCAGCATCCAGCATGACATCTGGCATGAATTTAGCCGAGCTAGACTTTGACTCGGTACAGCGTGGTAACCCTGAAATGCAACGTCGTGCCCAAGAGGTGATTGATCGTTGTTGGCAGCAGGGTGAAAACAACCCAATTATTGCGATTCATGATGTGGGTGCGGGTGGTTTATCCAACGCCTTTCCCGAGCTTGTGAATGATGCCGAGCGCGGTGCTATTTTTGATTTGACTCATGTTCCCCTAGAGGAATCCGGCCTATCTCCTGCAGAGATCTGGTGTAATGAATCACAAGAACGCTATGTGTTAGCGATTGATGCTAAAGACCTAGAGCGCTTCAAGGCGATCGCAGAGCGTGAGCGTTGTTTATGGGCCGTGGTGGGTGTGGCTACCGAAGAGCGCCAGCTACGAGTCACTTTAGGCGAGGGGATTCCGGGTCATGCGAAAGCAAAAGCAGATGCTCAGACACCCGCGCCAGTCGATATGCCCCTAGAGGTGATTTTAGGTAAAGCGCCGCGTACCTTACGTGATGTAAAACGTGCTGAACCCATCAAAGGCGAGCTGGACTTACCTGTCATTGCCTTGGACGAAGCCGTAACGCGCGTTATGCGTCACCCTACCGTTGCGAGTAAAAACTTCTTGATTACGATTGGTGACCGCAGTGTAGGTGGCCTATGTAGCCGTGATCAGTTGGTTGGCCCTTGGCAGATTCCTGTGGCCGATTGTGCGGTAACCTTAGCAGATTACGAGCAAGTACGTGGTGAGTCCATGGCAATGGGTGAGCGTAGTCCTATTGCGGTATTTGATGCACCAGCCTCGGGCCGTATGGCCGTCACAGAGTCCATCACGAACCTGCTAGCCAGTGATATCCGTAGTTTTGATGATGTTAAGTTATCTGCAAACTGGATGGCAGCATGTGGGGTAGAGGGGCAAGACGCCGCCTTGTTTGATACTGTTACGGCCGTTAGCCAGTGGTGTCAGGAATTAGGCTTGTCTATTCCGGTAGGTAAAGACTCGCTATCCATGCGTACTGCTTGGAAAACGGAAGATGGCCAAGACCGTGATGTGATTGCGCCTGTGTCGTTGGTTGTTACCGCATTTGGTCAGGTAGAGGATGTACGTAAAACATTAACTCCTGAGCTACGGACCCATGCAGACAGTGCTTTGATTTTTATTGACTTGGCAGAGGGCAAGCAGCGTATGGCTGGCTCAGTGTTATGTCATGCATTTAACCAAGTAGGGGCCGAGACTCCTGATTTCTCGAATGCCACCCTACTTAAATCTTTTGCCACTACAGTACGTAGCTTGGCTGATCAAGGGTTGGTTTGGGCCTATCACGATAAATCGGATGGTGGCTTATTTGCCACTGTGGCAGAGATGGCATTTGCTGGGCACACGGGTGTGTCATTGAATATTGATATGTTAACGATTGATCCTCATGCCGCAGATTGGGGTGATTTCAAAATTCGTGCAGATCAGGTCGCAGTGCAGCGTGATGAACTCACACTAAAAGCCTTGTTTAACGAGGAAGCAGGAGCAGTGATTCAAGTTCCTGCCGAGCAACGTGACGCGGTACTACAGCAGCTACGCGAAGCCGGTTTGTCCGCATGCTCTCATGTGATTGGTAAGCCAAACACCACGGATACGATTGAGGTCTATCGCGATGGTGCATGCATTTACCAGACACCGCGTGCTGACTTAGGTAAGGTGTGGTCTGCCATGACGCATCAAATGATGTTGTTGCGTGATAATCCTGCCAGCGCTGATGCCGAACACGCACTTTGGGATGATGTGAATGACCCCGGCTTAAATGCGAAGGTCGTTTATAACCCCCAAGAAAATATTGCCGCTCCTTTTATTAATACAGGCGCTCGTCCTAAATTAGCGGTGATGCGCGAGCAGGGCAGCAATAGCCAACTAGAAATGGCATGGGCGTTTGATCAAGCTGGCTTTGAGGTAATCGACCTACCGATGACCGATTTGTTAAGTGGTCGTCGTGACTTGTCGGACTTGAAAGGTATTGTTGCTGCCGGTGGTTTTAGTTACGGTGACGTATTAGGCGCAGGTCAGGGCTGGGCGCGTACTATTCGCTTTAACCCTATGCTCAATGAGCAGTTTGCAGATTTCTTCCAGCGTACCGATACCTTTGCTTTAGGTGTATGTAACGGATGTCAGATGATGGCTGCGTTGGCTCCTATGATTCCGGGTGCAGAAAACTGGCCTTCATTTACTGCCAACCAATCCATGAAATACGAGGCTCGCTTAGCCTCTGTTGAAATTGCTGAGTCTCCTTCTATTTTCTTACAAGGGATGGCGGGTGCTCGTTTGCCTATCGTTGTCTCTCATGGCGAAGGCTTTGCTAATTTTGATGTTCAAGGTGATGCGGCACAGGTGAAATCCATCATGCATTACACAGACAACCGAGGTCAGCGTACGCAACAGTATCCATTTAATCCAAATGGTAGCCCACAGGGGATAGCGGGTGTGACGACGGCAGATGGTCGGTTCACGATTATGATGCCACACCCAGAGCGTGTTATCCGTAATGTGCAGCTGTCTTGGTCCCCAGAGCGTTGGGGCAGTGCGGATGTGGGTGGCGATACAGCTCAAAATGGTGGCCTAACTCCTTGGATGCGTCTGTTCTACAACGCGCGGGTCTGGTTAGGTTAAAAACTTAAGCGTATAATCAGGTTTTGGACGGGATATAAAGACATGCGTCTTATCAAAAAAGCTCTTACATTCGATGATGTGTTATTGGTTCCTGCTTTTTCGCAGATTCTGCCACGTGACACAGATCTTAGCGCGCAATTCTCGCGTGACATTAAACTTAATATTCCTTTGGTGTCCGCCGCCATGGATACCGTTACTGAGGCCCGCTTAGCGATAGCGATGGCCCAAGAAGGTGGTATTGGTGTTATTCATAAAAACCTGACCGCTGAGCAACAAGCTCGCGAGGTCGCTCGTGTTAAACGTCACGAGTTCGGTATTGTGATTGACCCAATTACCGTCACGCCGACCATGAAAGTTCGTGATGCGATCCAGCTCCAAAAGGAAAATGGATTTTCTGGTTTGCCTGTTGTTGAAAATGGCAAATTAGTGGGCATTGTCACGAACCGTGACTTGCGTTTCGAAGATCGCCTTGATTTGGCGATCAGCGAGGTCATGACCACCCAAGAACGTCTTATCACTATGCCAGAGGGCGCAACGCTTAACCAAGCTCAAGCCCTAATGCATAAACACCGCCTAGAGCGCGTGCTTATTGTGAACGACAACTTTGAGTTACGTGGTTTAGCAACGGTTAAAGATATCGTTAAAAACACAGAACACCCTTATGCATGTAAAGACCAACATGGTCAGTTACGTGTTGCTGCGGCCGTTGGCGTAGGTGGTGATACAGAAATGCGTGTAGATCTGCTTTCCAAAGCCGGTGTAGATGCCATTATTGTTGATACAGCCCATGGTCACTCCAAAGGGGTGATTGATCGAGTACGCTGGGTAAAACAAAACTACCCGCATATTCAGGTAATTGGCGGTAATATTGCTACCGCAGCAGCTGCTTTGGCCTTAGTCGAAGCAGGTGCTGACGGTGTTAAAGTTGGTATTGGCCCCGGTTCAATTTGTACAACACGTATTGTGGCTGGTGTGGGTGTACCTCAGGTTACGGCTATTGCCGATGTCGCCGAAGCCCTTCAGGGCACAGGCGTACCACTGATTGCTGACGGTGGCATTCGTTTTTCTGGTGATGTATCTAAAGCCCTTGCTGCTGGCGCTTCTGCTTGCATGATGGGTGGGTTATTTGCCGGTACCGAAGAAGCCCCAGGTGATGTGGTGTTGTACCAAGGTCGTTCTTACAAGTCCTACCGTGGTATGGGCAGTTTGGGGGCAATGGTAGACGGTTCTGCAGATCGCTACTTCCAAGAAGCCGGCAGCAATGCCGACAAATTGGTTCCCGAAGGCATCGAGGGTCGCGTTCCTTACAAAGGCACTGTATTGGCTATTATCTACCAATTAGTTGGTGGCATTCGTGCCTCTATGGGCTATTGTGGCGCCGCTTCGATTACTGACTTACACGAAAAAGCTGAGTTCGTTGAAATCACAGCCGCTGGTGTACGTGAGTCACACGTCCATGACGTACAAATCACCAAAGAAGCCCCTAACTATCGGGCTGACTAAACGCGTTTAGTCTTGCACTTTATGCTTTAATCGGCCAGGCTGCATAGTATGTGGCTTGGCCGATTGTCTTCTATCTATACAAAATTATCATGCACCAACGCATTCTTATTCTTGATTACGGCTCACAAGTCACTCAATTAATTGCTCGTCGCGTACGCGAAGCGGGCGCTTATTGCGAAATCCATCCTGGCGATGTCAGCGATGAATTCATTCGCTCTCAACCGAACTTACACGGTATTATTTTATCCGGTAGCCATGCTTCGGTTTATGCCGATGATGCCTTACAAGTTCCAACTGCTGTTTTCGAAGCCAATGTACCTGTGCTTGGTATTTGTTATGGCATGCAAGCGATGGCATTGCATTTAGGCGGTAAAACAGAACAAGCTGAACAGCGTGAGTTTGGCTATGCCGAAGTACGGGCCCATGGCCATACTGAACTCTTGAAAGACATCCAAGATTTCGTCACCGCTGACGGTCATGGCATGTTGAAAGTATGGATGTCCCACGGTGACAAGGTCACGGCATTGCCCGAAGGCTTCAAATTGATGGCGTCCACTCCCTCCTGCGCTATAGCAGGTATGGCTGACGAAACTCGTCGTTTCTATGGGGTACAGTTTCATCCCGAAGTCACTCATACAAAACAAGGCGCGGCCATTTTTAACCGTTTTGTACGTGATATTTGTGGTTGTTCAGGTGACTGGAATATGCCTGACTACGTAGAGGAAGCCATTGCGAATATACGCGAGCAAGTTGGCTCCGATCAGGTCATTCTTGGCTTGTCGGGTGGGGTGGATTCCTCTGTGGCCGCGGCGTTGATTCATCGTGCGATTGGCGATCAGTTAACGTGTGTTTTCGTAGACCATGGTTTGTTGCGCCTTGACGAAGGCAAACAAGTTATGGAAACCTTTGCCCAGCATTTCGGCATGAATATCATTCACGTGGATGCATCAGAGCAATTCATGGGCAAATTAGCCGGTGTAACTGATCCAGAGGCAAAACGTAAAATTATTGGTAAAGAATTCGTTGAAATCTTCCAATCCGAAGCCAGCAAACAATCTAACGCCAAATGGTTAGCACAAGGCACCATCTACCCAGACGTGATTGAATCTGCCGCTGCTAAATCCGGCAAAGCCACAGGAATTAAATCACACCACAACGTAGGTGGATTACCCGAAACGCTAAATCTACAGCTCTTAGAACCATTGCGCGAGTTGTTCAAAGACGAGGTACGTAAACTAGGTGTAGCCTTAGGCTTACCTGCAGATATGGTTTACCGTCACCCATTCCCCGGGCCAGGCCTAGGGGTACGTATTTTGGGCGAAGTGAAAAAAGAATACGCCGACTTATTACGTCGTGCGGACGCTATTTTTATCGAGGAATTACGCAATACCGTCGATGCTGAAACAGGTAAAAACTGGTATGACTTGACCTCTCAGGCTTTCACCGTCTTTTTACCAGTAAAAAGCGTAGGCGTTATGGGCGATGCACGCACGTATGAATACGTGGTGGCCTTACGTGCCGTAGAGACCTCTGATTTCATGACTGCCGACTGGGCTGAATTACCTTACGCCTTACTCAAGCGAGTTTCTGGACGCATCATCAACGAAGTACGCGGCATTAACCGCGTAACCTATGACGTATCCAGCAAACCACCCGCAACGATTGAGTGGGAATGATTCCGCGTCTGGCACAGCCAGGCACCTGATGGCATGAAATGCCGCTAAGCCCGCGTAATTGCGGGCTTTTTTTTGTTTGTGTTTGGCACGATCTGGCAACGGGAGGAAGCGCCAAGCACCGTTTGAGCATGGCATTAAAGCTGGTATTATGGTTTGGCGATGCCATGATTGATGCCGATACCATGCTGCGTTCTTTTGTGTGTTCATGGTATTAATATTCTATAAGTTACTGTTTCGTAAGAAAAAATACGATAAATTCGAGATTTTTTCAGCATGGTATCGGAGACGAAGAAGGACAAGGTACATGCTGACCGATACCAAGCTGCGCAATCTCAAGCCCAGGGACAAACTCTACAAAGTGAATGACCGGGAAGGTCTCTATGTGGCAGTGACTCCAGCCGGCTCCATCTCGTTCCGTTACAACTACTCAATCAACGGTCGGCAGGAGACCATCACCTTTGGGCGTTATGGTGTCGGTGGCATCACCCTGGCCGAAGCCCGCGAGCTGTTGGGTGACGCCAAGAAGATGGTTGCGGCGGGCAAGTCGCCGGCCAAGGAGAAAGCCCGAGACAAGGCGCGGGTGAAAGATGCAGAGACGTTCGGTGCCTGGGCGGAGAAGTGGCTGCGTGGCTACCAGATGGCCGACTCCACCCGCGATATGCGCCGCTCGGTTTATGAGCGTGAGCTGAAGCCGAAATTCAGCAATCAGAAGCTGGTGGAGATCACCCACGAAGACTTGCGGGCGCTGGCTGATGCCATTGTTGAGCGAGGCGCACCGGCCACCGCCGTTCATGTGCGTGAAATCGTGTTGCAGGTATTTCGCTGGGCCATCGAGCGTGGGCAGAAGGTCGAAAACCCGGCAGAACTGGTGCGCCCAACAAGCATCGCTCGATTCGAGCCACGTGACCGAGCGTTGACGCCAGAAGAAATTGGGCTGATGTACCAGTACATGGAGCGAGTGGGCACAAGCCCAACAAACCGTGCGGCGGCCAAGCTGTTATTGCTGACGATGGTGCGCAAGAGCGAGCTGACCAATGCGACCTGGAGCGAGATCAATTTCAGCGAAGCGTTGTGGACGATTCCAAAGGAGCGGATGAAACGCCGTAACCCGCACCTGGTATTTCTGTCCCAGCAGGCTCTGGATATTTTCATTGCCATGAAAACCTTTGCCGGTGGTTCCGACTTCGTTTTGCCATCACGGTACGACTCGGATGCGCCGATGAGCGCTGCCACACTTAACCAGGTGCTGACGCTGACTTACAAGGCGGCGCAGAAAGATGGGAAGTCACTTACCAAGTTCGGACCGCATGATTTGCGGCGCACAGCCAGCACGCTGTTGCATGAGGCCGGCTACAACACCGACTGGATCGAGAAGTGCCTGGCGCACGAGCAGAAGGGCGTGAGGGCTGTCTACAACAAGGCTGAGTACCGCGAGCAGCGGGCGGCGATGTTGCAGGATTGGGCCGATATGATTGATGAGTGGACTTCGGGAGGCAGTAAGGGTTGATGTTTTTGCTATCTTTGATAGCATTGAAGTTGATGCCGTGAATTTATAAATAAGGCCGCCATTGGCATCGGGCAGGTCAATTACCGATTAGCTGCTTCGCGCAGCTACTCGATGAATAGCAACTATTCATTTGAGAGGTATTGACCCATGCAAAATATAAAGACCCTCATCAACAGGAAGAAGCTCCTGGAGATGATCCCGCTTTCGACACGAACAATTTATAACCTGGAGCAGCGAGGGGATTTTCCACGCCGTATCGCGTTAACCAGTAGAAATGTCGCCTGGGATTTGTCAGAGGTCGAAGAGTGGATTGAGGCACGTAAATCATCGGGTGATCAAGCTGCGCGACCTGGCCCTATAGAGGGCTAGTTATATGGCTCTTGATCTTATGGCGGCTTTCACGGAATTGCCGCCACCCATTGATTATGTTCTGCCTAATATGGTTGCTGGCACTGTTGGTGCTCTTGTGTCGCCTGGTGGGGCTGGTAAATCCATGTTGGCCCTTCAATTGGCTGCACAGATTGCAGGCGGGCCTGATTTACTTGAAATAGGCGAGTTTCCCACCGGGCAAGTGGTCTATCTGCCTGCTGAAGATCCACCGGCCGCTATTCACCATCGTCTGCACGCCCTTGGGGCACACCTCAGCGCAGCGGAACGGCAAGCCGTGGCTGATGGTTTGCTCATTGAACCCTTGATCGGTAAATGCCCAAACATCATGGCTGCTAGCTGGTTCGATGCTCTCAAACGAGCCGCTGAAGGTCGTCGCTTGATGATCTTGGACACTTTGCGGCGCTTCCACATTGAGGAGGAGAACGCTAGCGGGCCGATGGCGCAGGTTGTTGGGCACATGGAGGCCATAGCCGCTGATACAGGCTGCTCCATTGTGTTTCTGCACCACGCGAGTAAAAGCGCAGCCATGATGGGGTCGGGCGATCAACAGCAGGCCAGTCGTGGATCGTCCGTACTGGTTGATAACATCCGTTGGCAATCGTACCTATCCGGCATGACGCAAGGCGAGGCCGAGATACTGGGGGTCGATGATTGTCAGCGTGGGTATTTTGTCCGCTTTGGCGTCAGCAAGGCCAACTATGGCGCACCTTTTCAAGAACTCTGGTTTAGACGGCACGACGGCGGCGTGTTGAAGCCTGCTGTACTGGAGCGGCAGTGCAAGGTGAAAAGGAGACAGCGTGAAGAAGCCTAAGCATGACCTGACCCACGTCCGACATGATCCCGCGCACTGTTTGGCACCTGGCCTGTTCCGCAGCCTCAAGCGTGGCGATCGCAAACGCTGCAAGCTGGACGTGACCTACACCTTTGGCGAGGACGAATCCATGCGTTTCGTCGGATTCGAACCTCTCGGGGCCGATGATATGCGTCTTTTGCAAGGCATCGTGGCCCTTGGCGGCCCGAACGGCATCTTGCTAACCCCGGAACCGACCAGTGAGACGGGGCGACAGCTACGGCTATTCCTTGAACCCCGTTTCGAAGCCATTGAGCAAGACGGCTTGGTGGTTCGTGAGAGCCTGACCAAACTGCTCTCAGAAACGGGCATGACGGATAGCGGCGACAACATCAAGGCGCTCAAAGCCAGCCTGCTGCGCATGTCGAACGTCACCATCCTTGTGACGAAGGGACGGCGGCAAGCCGCGTTCCACCTGATGAGTCATGCTTTTGACGAGACGGACGGCAGGCTATGGGTTGCCCTGAATCCGCGTATTGCCGAAGCGATCCTGGGGCATCGTCCATATGCCCGTATCGACATGGCGGAAGTGCGGGTGCTACAGACTGATCCGGCACGGCTGATGCACCAACGGCTATGCGGCTGGATCGACCCCGGCAAATCCGGGCGCGTGGAACTGGACACGCTTTGCGGCTATGTCTGGCCAGATGAAGCCAATGCCGAAGCTATGAAAAAACGCCGTCAGACTGCCCGGAAGGCACTGGCCGAACTTGCCGCCGTGGGTTGGGTAGTGAACGAATACGCCAAGGGAAAATGGGAGATCAAGAGGCCTGGCCCCACGGCAACTGCACCCGTTTACCGTCGTAACGTTCCCTTGTTACCGTCGTAACGCTCCCCTTCTGCCGTCGTAACGTTCCCCGTCCCAATTTGGAAAACCCAGACGGTGCGCTGCTTTGCGGGCAGTTTGGGAAATCCATCCAAGATTATCTAAAGATAATCCATCATGCGCGGTGCAGCTCGCGCCTTGAGGGCGCGTTCTGACCTTGCCAATAAAGCCCTGGCGGGCTTTATCAATCGGCCATAGGCCGATGGTTTAACGCCAAGAAGAGAAGGCGGCTTCAGTGGCCGCTGAAACGCCTTGTGAGAGGGGAAAACAACCCGGAGTCCCTTATTCCATGAGCTGAAGCAGAATCTGCGTCTAACGGTGCTGGAGGGCCGCTGTGTGCACTTGTAGTTATCTGTACTGAAACCTTGGCTCGAAACGTGAAATGGCTAAGCAGTGCCCATTCGTTCGGTAAGAATAATAAGAAGATTATTATTCTTATTATTACCAAGCAGGAATGAGCCGTGTGTGTTGGACGCCCATAACCAGTAACCTGCGTGAAGGTGTCAACATCAGGAAAGGTTGCCCCTCAAGTATCAATACGTCGCCTTAGTGGTATGACGGGAGGGGAGGCAAATTTCTTGTGTTCATTGACACTTGAGGGGCGGGTTATGCCCTTCTTTTTTGGCGTCCAACTCGCCCCATCGGGGCGAATGGTTTGTGTCGATTGTTGGCATTTTAGGTTCCGATTTAAAGCCGATTGAGCAGCGATTTTGAAGCGACTATGTCGATTGCAGGCCGATTTGGTGACGATTACGGTTATGTTGCCAAGAATCGGTGTTTGTTTGACGATAAAACGCTTTACGTTCGATATGCGCTAGATTTTCAATAGTGGGTGAAATGCGGGCAGGATGGGTGAAGTTAGCTAACCGGCAAGCCGGTTATCTATCTTCACTGTCCCTTATTCGCGCCGGGGGCACTCAACGGGAATCCTGCCCTGCGGGGCTGATCGGCTACCGCCGGTTGCAAGAGTATAGGTCTTGCTATTTTTAATATCTTTGATAGCATGGTTGTCGGGTACACCAAAAGGGTATTGATATGGCAAATGTGCTTATCAGGAATTTACCCGCCGAGGTGCACCGTGCGTTGAAAGTTCGAGCAGCGCTCAACGATAGGAGCACCGACGCGGAAATACGCGAAATACTGACGGCGGCAGTACAGCCGCTAGAGCTTGAAGAGATTGGCCGGGAAGTTGGCTTGTCCGAAAGCGATAAAAAAACAGAGTAGTTTTACGTTTGTAAGTCCGGGCCTCAGCGCCAAGGGCAATACCGATCAGCTAGTGGCGTAGCTCTTCGATGAAACGTTGCCGAGAACAAGCACAACGCTTGGTCAAGGCAATGCCTTCTTTTCATCGACGGAGTACGACCATGAAGTCCAAAATTTTAGCGGCTAAAAAAACCGCTCTAGCCGTTGCACTCGCAACCGGCTTTATCACCACTACCACCGCCCCTGTGCAAGCTGGTATCCCCGTCATCGACGGCGGCAACCTGGCCCAGAACATCATGACGGCCATCGAGTCGGTGGCGCAGACGCTCAAGCAGATTGAGCAGTACCAGACCCAGTTGCAGCAGTACGAAAATCAGCTCCAGAACACGATGGCCCCAGCCGCGTATATCTGGGATCAGGCGCAGACTACGATCAACCGGCTGATTGCCGCGCAAAACACGCTGGCCTATTACGAGAACCAGCTAGGCAGCCTGGATCGTTACCTGGCCAAGTTTCAGGACGTGGCCTATTACCGCAGCTCGCCATGCTTCAACGGCAGCGGCGGATGCACGCCGGCCGAAAAGGCAGCGATGGAAGAGAACCGCCGCCTGGCGTCAGAGTCGCAAAAGAAGGCCAACGATGCCCTGTTCCAGACCGTTGCCGACCAGCAAAAGGCTTTGAAGGATGACGCCCGTACCCTGGAGCGGCTGCAAGGCGCGGCCCAGGGTGCAACTGGCCAGCTACAGGCCATCGGCTACGCCAACCAGCTCGCCAGCCAGCAGGCCAATCAGCTCTTGCAGATTCGCACCATGTTGACCGCCCAACACAACGCGGAGGCAGCCCGGATTGCAGCAGAACTCGATGCCGAGGCGCGAGGTGATGCCAGGGCCGAGCAAATGCGTACCTGGACGTTTCGCCCGAGTCCGGCAGACAACTACTAGGGAGGCGGTGAGATGAAAAAAATCTTTTTTACTACCGCGGCTACGTTGCTGTTGTTGGCTGGATGTGAACAGGAAAGGATGCCCGAACCAAATGCGGCGACGTGTGCCCCCGATGCGTTCCAGGCAGCACTGAATGAAATGCGCAGCGAAGCGAACCGAGAGGCCTTTACCGAGGAATGCAGAGCATTCCAGAAGGCCAAGCAGATGCGTCAGTGGGAGTTCAAGCCCAGCCCTAAAGATGATTATTGAGGTGGTCGCCATGAGAAAGAAAATTGCTCTAGGTGGCTTGATGATGGTCGCCACAATGGTGCTGGCTGAACCTGCAATGGCGCAGGAGCTAAGTAGCAGCGGTGTTATGAATGATGTGCTCAAGCGTTTTCATGATGCTGCCGCAACATGGGGGCCAGCTATTGAGTCCGCTGCATCGCGTTTGTTCTGGACGCTGGTTGTGATTTCGATGGTCTGGACATTCGGCATGATGGCTTTGCGCAAGGCCGACATTGGCGAGTTCTTCGCGGAGTTCGTTCGCTTCACGATCTTCACCGGCTTTTTCTGGTGGTTGCTGACGAATGCGAACCAGGGCATGAATATCGCCGGTACGATTGTTCAGTCATTGCAAACTCTGGGCGCGCAGGCGGGGGGACTTTCCAATAGCAATCTTGGGCCCTCCAGCATCCTTGATCTTGGTTTCGAGTTATACAACCGCACAGTACAGGCCACCTCGGAGCTGGGATGGCGGCAGATGGCAACTGCTCTGGTCATGGAGCTAATGGCCCTGGCTGTTTTGTTTGTCCTGGCGTTGATTGCGGTC
This Paenalcaligenes faecalis DNA region includes the following protein-coding sequences:
- the guaA gene encoding glutamine-hydrolyzing GMP synthase — its product is MHQRILILDYGSQVTQLIARRVREAGAYCEIHPGDVSDEFIRSQPNLHGIILSGSHASVYADDALQVPTAVFEANVPVLGICYGMQAMALHLGGKTEQAEQREFGYAEVRAHGHTELLKDIQDFVTADGHGMLKVWMSHGDKVTALPEGFKLMASTPSCAIAGMADETRRFYGVQFHPEVTHTKQGAAIFNRFVRDICGCSGDWNMPDYVEEAIANIREQVGSDQVILGLSGGVDSSVAAALIHRAIGDQLTCVFVDHGLLRLDEGKQVMETFAQHFGMNIIHVDASEQFMGKLAGVTDPEAKRKIIGKEFVEIFQSEASKQSNAKWLAQGTIYPDVIESAAAKSGKATGIKSHHNVGGLPETLNLQLLEPLRELFKDEVRKLGVALGLPADMVYRHPFPGPGLGVRILGEVKKEYADLLRRADAIFIEELRNTVDAETGKNWYDLTSQAFTVFLPVKSVGVMGDARTYEYVVALRAVETSDFMTADWAELPYALLKRVSGRIINEVRGINRVTYDVSSKPPATIEWE
- a CDS encoding helix-turn-helix transcriptional regulator, which translates into the protein MQNIKTLINRKKLLEMIPLSTRTIYNLEQRGDFPRRIALTSRNVAWDLSEVEEWIEARKSSGDQAARPGPIEG
- the purL gene encoding phosphoribosylformylglycinamidine synthase, which codes for MSSILYFSGSSALPAFQSERLLKRFQSLDLPVQGIAAYYEYYVWTADGGLTLEQNQQLMALLDDGQSAYDLKSQTKDQLVLRVIPRLGTVSPWASKATDIARNCGLKTVRRIERGIRYVVDPSRGFLGAKSLDQAQLQLIAAQLHDRMTESVVDQAFDGQALFQDLAPKAMLSVDILGQGIQALVDANQNMGLALSEDEVEYLFDAFTKLGRNPHDVELLMFAQANSEHCRHKIFNAQWVIDGESQDKTLFGMIRETHAAQPRKTIVAYADNSAIMHGGQAKVFHASLPDSAAKGSYQSYDALMHTLMKVETHNHPTAIAPHPGAGTGSGGEIRDEGATGRGSRPKAGLTGYTISNLHLPDMAEPWEKDSYGFPERIATALDIMIEGPLGGAAFNNEFGRANLLGYMRSFEQTIDGTHWGYHKPIMIAGGLGAIDDRLTHKDPLPVGALLIQLGGPGMRIGMGGGAASSMTSGMNLAELDFDSVQRGNPEMQRRAQEVIDRCWQQGENNPIIAIHDVGAGGLSNAFPELVNDAERGAIFDLTHVPLEESGLSPAEIWCNESQERYVLAIDAKDLERFKAIAERERCLWAVVGVATEERQLRVTLGEGIPGHAKAKADAQTPAPVDMPLEVILGKAPRTLRDVKRAEPIKGELDLPVIALDEAVTRVMRHPTVASKNFLITIGDRSVGGLCSRDQLVGPWQIPVADCAVTLADYEQVRGESMAMGERSPIAVFDAPASGRMAVTESITNLLASDIRSFDDVKLSANWMAACGVEGQDAALFDTVTAVSQWCQELGLSIPVGKDSLSMRTAWKTEDGQDRDVIAPVSLVVTAFGQVEDVRKTLTPELRTHADSALIFIDLAEGKQRMAGSVLCHAFNQVGAETPDFSNATLLKSFATTVRSLADQGLVWAYHDKSDGGLFATVAEMAFAGHTGVSLNIDMLTIDPHAADWGDFKIRADQVAVQRDELTLKALFNEEAGAVIQVPAEQRDAVLQQLREAGLSACSHVIGKPNTTDTIEVYRDGACIYQTPRADLGKVWSAMTHQMMLLRDNPASADAEHALWDDVNDPGLNAKVVYNPQENIAAPFINTGARPKLAVMREQGSNSQLEMAWAFDQAGFEVIDLPMTDLLSGRRDLSDLKGIVAAGGFSYGDVLGAGQGWARTIRFNPMLNEQFADFFQRTDTFALGVCNGCQMMAALAPMIPGAENWPSFTANQSMKYEARLASVEIAESPSIFLQGMAGARLPIVVSHGEGFANFDVQGDAAQVKSIMHYTDNRGQRTQQYPFNPNGSPQGIAGVTTADGRFTIMMPHPERVIRNVQLSWSPERWGSADVGGDTAQNGGLTPWMRLFYNARVWLG
- a CDS encoding helicase RepA family protein, whose protein sequence is MALDLMAAFTELPPPIDYVLPNMVAGTVGALVSPGGAGKSMLALQLAAQIAGGPDLLEIGEFPTGQVVYLPAEDPPAAIHHRLHALGAHLSAAERQAVADGLLIEPLIGKCPNIMAASWFDALKRAAEGRRLMILDTLRRFHIEEENASGPMAQVVGHMEAIAADTGCSIVFLHHASKSAAMMGSGDQQQASRGSSVLVDNIRWQSYLSGMTQGEAEILGVDDCQRGYFVRFGVSKANYGAPFQELWFRRHDGGVLKPAVLERQCKVKRRQREEA
- a CDS encoding tyrosine-type recombinase/integrase translates to MLTDTKLRNLKPRDKLYKVNDREGLYVAVTPAGSISFRYNYSINGRQETITFGRYGVGGITLAEARELLGDAKKMVAAGKSPAKEKARDKARVKDAETFGAWAEKWLRGYQMADSTRDMRRSVYERELKPKFSNQKLVEITHEDLRALADAIVERGAPATAVHVREIVLQVFRWAIERGQKVENPAELVRPTSIARFEPRDRALTPEEIGLMYQYMERVGTSPTNRAAAKLLLLTMVRKSELTNATWSEINFSEALWTIPKERMKRRNPHLVFLSQQALDIFIAMKTFAGGSDFVLPSRYDSDAPMSAATLNQVLTLTYKAAQKDGKSLTKFGPHDLRRTASTLLHEAGYNTDWIEKCLAHEQKGVRAVYNKAEYREQRAAMLQDWADMIDEWTSGGSKG
- the guaB gene encoding IMP dehydrogenase, whose amino-acid sequence is MRLIKKALTFDDVLLVPAFSQILPRDTDLSAQFSRDIKLNIPLVSAAMDTVTEARLAIAMAQEGGIGVIHKNLTAEQQAREVARVKRHEFGIVIDPITVTPTMKVRDAIQLQKENGFSGLPVVENGKLVGIVTNRDLRFEDRLDLAISEVMTTQERLITMPEGATLNQAQALMHKHRLERVLIVNDNFELRGLATVKDIVKNTEHPYACKDQHGQLRVAAAVGVGGDTEMRVDLLSKAGVDAIIVDTAHGHSKGVIDRVRWVKQNYPHIQVIGGNIATAAAALALVEAGADGVKVGIGPGSICTTRIVAGVGVPQVTAIADVAEALQGTGVPLIADGGIRFSGDVSKALAAGASACMMGGLFAGTEEAPGDVVLYQGRSYKSYRGMGSLGAMVDGSADRYFQEAGSNADKLVPEGIEGRVPYKGTVLAIIYQLVGGIRASMGYCGAASITDLHEKAEFVEITAAGVRESHVHDVQITKEAPNYRAD